Proteins encoded in a region of the Sparus aurata chromosome 6, fSpaAur1.1, whole genome shotgun sequence genome:
- the nxph4 gene encoding neurexophilin-4 isoform X3, with translation MVQGLEKQVDFSELGPVGSVMKTLPYGMGGGPVGGSTGGVVKPPYQTRIFSTSIDQTPMKSKPPTYSFFNPYDTARNQSMLLDQTGYRSKRKPSLKTAMKTKKIFGWGDFYFNVKTMKFSLLVTGKIVDHINGTFTVYFRHNSSSLGNVSVSIVPPTKVVEFEVLQQQQLHPHTRQEVQLQETHQTTIDPKETKTFNCRVEYEKTNRSKKPKPCLYDPSQTCFTEHTQSHAAWLCAKPFKVICIFISFFSIDYKLVQKVCPDYNFQSEHPYFG, from the coding sequence GTCCAAGGGTTGGAGAAGCAGGTGGACTTCTCAGAACTGGGCCCAGTGGGGTCTGTGATGAAGACTCTTCCATATGGCATGGGTGGAGGCCCAGTGGGAGGATCGACAGGTGGCGTGGTGAAGCCTCCTTACCAAACACGTAtcttctccacttccattgacCAGACACCCATGAAATCCAAGCCACCCACCTACAGTTTCTTTAACCCATACGACACGGCACGGAACCAGTCCATGCTCCTGGACCAGACAGGCTACCGCTCGAAGCGCAAGCCGTCACTAAAGACGGCCATGAAGACCAAGAAGATCTTCGGCTGGGGCGACTTCTACTTCAACGTCAAGACCATGAAGTTCAGCTTGTTGGTGACGGGGAAGATTGTGGACCACATCAACGGGACGTTCACTGTCTACTTCCGCCACAACTCGTCCAGCCTTGGCAACGTGTCGGTCAGTATCGTGCCCCCGACCAAGGTGGTGGAGTTTGAggtcctccagcagcagcagctgcacccTCACACCCGGCAGGAAGTCCAGCTTCAGGAGACCCACCAGACCACCATCGACCCCAAAGAGACAAAGACCTTTAACTGTCGGGTGGAGTACGAGAAAACCAACAGATCCAAGAAGCCCAAACCCTGCCTGTACGATCCATCTCAGACCTGCTTCACAGAGCACACCCAGTCCCACGCTGCCTGGTTGTGCGCCAAACCCTTCAAGGTGATCTGCATCTTCATCTCTTTCTTTAGCATCGATTACAAGCTGGTTCAGAAAGTGTGTCCGGACTACAACTTCCAAAGTGAGCACCCTTACTTTGGATAA
- the nxph4 gene encoding neurexophilin-2 isoform X2: MQVLGWTIVLLCQWILRKVQGLEKQVDFSELGPVGSVMKTLPYGMGGGPVGGSTGGVVKPPYQTRIFSTSIDQTPMKSKPPTYSFFNPYDTARNQSMLLDQTGYRSKRKPSLKTAMKTKKIFGWGDFYFNVKTMKFSLLVTGKIVDHINGTFTVYFRHNSSSLGNVSVSIVPPTKVVEFEVLQQQQLHPHTRQEVQLQETHQTTIDPKETKTFNCRVEYEKTNRSKKPKPCLYDPSQTCFTEHTQSHAAWLCAKPFKVICIFISFFSIDYKLVQKVCPDYNFQSEHPYFG; encoded by the coding sequence GTCCAAGGGTTGGAGAAGCAGGTGGACTTCTCAGAACTGGGCCCAGTGGGGTCTGTGATGAAGACTCTTCCATATGGCATGGGTGGAGGCCCAGTGGGAGGATCGACAGGTGGCGTGGTGAAGCCTCCTTACCAAACACGTAtcttctccacttccattgacCAGACACCCATGAAATCCAAGCCACCCACCTACAGTTTCTTTAACCCATACGACACGGCACGGAACCAGTCCATGCTCCTGGACCAGACAGGCTACCGCTCGAAGCGCAAGCCGTCACTAAAGACGGCCATGAAGACCAAGAAGATCTTCGGCTGGGGCGACTTCTACTTCAACGTCAAGACCATGAAGTTCAGCTTGTTGGTGACGGGGAAGATTGTGGACCACATCAACGGGACGTTCACTGTCTACTTCCGCCACAACTCGTCCAGCCTTGGCAACGTGTCGGTCAGTATCGTGCCCCCGACCAAGGTGGTGGAGTTTGAggtcctccagcagcagcagctgcacccTCACACCCGGCAGGAAGTCCAGCTTCAGGAGACCCACCAGACCACCATCGACCCCAAAGAGACAAAGACCTTTAACTGTCGGGTGGAGTACGAGAAAACCAACAGATCCAAGAAGCCCAAACCCTGCCTGTACGATCCATCTCAGACCTGCTTCACAGAGCACACCCAGTCCCACGCTGCCTGGTTGTGCGCCAAACCCTTCAAGGTGATCTGCATCTTCATCTCTTTCTTTAGCATCGATTACAAGCTGGTTCAGAAAGTGTGTCCGGACTACAACTTCCAAAGTGAGCACCCTTACTTTGGATAA
- the nxph4 gene encoding neurexophilin-4 isoform X4: MKTLPYGMGGGPVGGSTGGVVKPPYQTRIFSTSIDQTPMKSKPPTYSFFNPYDTARNQSMLLDQTGYRSKRKPSLKTAMKTKKIFGWGDFYFNVKTMKFSLLVTGKIVDHINGTFTVYFRHNSSSLGNVSVSIVPPTKVVEFEVLQQQQLHPHTRQEVQLQETHQTTIDPKETKTFNCRVEYEKTNRSKKPKPCLYDPSQTCFTEHTQSHAAWLCAKPFKVICIFISFFSIDYKLVQKVCPDYNFQSEHPYFG, encoded by the coding sequence ATGAAGACTCTTCCATATGGCATGGGTGGAGGCCCAGTGGGAGGATCGACAGGTGGCGTGGTGAAGCCTCCTTACCAAACACGTAtcttctccacttccattgacCAGACACCCATGAAATCCAAGCCACCCACCTACAGTTTCTTTAACCCATACGACACGGCACGGAACCAGTCCATGCTCCTGGACCAGACAGGCTACCGCTCGAAGCGCAAGCCGTCACTAAAGACGGCCATGAAGACCAAGAAGATCTTCGGCTGGGGCGACTTCTACTTCAACGTCAAGACCATGAAGTTCAGCTTGTTGGTGACGGGGAAGATTGTGGACCACATCAACGGGACGTTCACTGTCTACTTCCGCCACAACTCGTCCAGCCTTGGCAACGTGTCGGTCAGTATCGTGCCCCCGACCAAGGTGGTGGAGTTTGAggtcctccagcagcagcagctgcacccTCACACCCGGCAGGAAGTCCAGCTTCAGGAGACCCACCAGACCACCATCGACCCCAAAGAGACAAAGACCTTTAACTGTCGGGTGGAGTACGAGAAAACCAACAGATCCAAGAAGCCCAAACCCTGCCTGTACGATCCATCTCAGACCTGCTTCACAGAGCACACCCAGTCCCACGCTGCCTGGTTGTGCGCCAAACCCTTCAAGGTGATCTGCATCTTCATCTCTTTCTTTAGCATCGATTACAAGCTGGTTCAGAAAGTGTGTCCGGACTACAACTTCCAAAGTGAGCACCCTTACTTTGGATAA